In one Bryobacteraceae bacterium genomic region, the following are encoded:
- a CDS encoding lytic transglycosylase domain-containing protein, whose protein sequence is MTWRFMLMGIVASNVWAEPPALVALADHWAEHFGVPRELVRAVIEAESNWNPRAVSPPGAVGLMQLMPDTAAAFRVGNRFDPAENIRGGVAYLAFLMEQCGGDLRLVVGAYNAGHGRVLKAGLRYTNPETVNFTHRVAYLFRRNQWESMLTQRKEPAE, encoded by the coding sequence GTGACTTGGCGATTCATGCTGATGGGGATAGTCGCCAGCAATGTCTGGGCCGAGCCGCCGGCTCTGGTGGCTCTCGCAGATCACTGGGCCGAACACTTCGGCGTACCAAGGGAGTTGGTGCGGGCGGTGATCGAAGCGGAGTCGAACTGGAATCCGCGCGCGGTTTCACCGCCCGGGGCTGTGGGCTTGATGCAACTGATGCCGGACACCGCGGCAGCGTTCCGCGTCGGAAACCGGTTTGATCCGGCGGAGAACATCCGAGGCGGTGTGGCCTACCTCGCGTTCCTGATGGAGCAGTGCGGCGGCGATCTGCGTCTCGTCGTTGGCGCTTACAACGCCGGCCACGGTCGAGTGCTGAAGGCCGGGTTGCGATACACAAACCCGGAAACGGTGAACTTCACTCACCGCGTCGCCTACCTGTTCCGACGGAATCAGTGGGAGTCGATGTTGACCCAGCGAAAGGAGCCTGCAGAATGA
- a CDS encoding TrbI/VirB10 family protein has product MSNEQIPPRDHEEDVAVDLSDVPANQGSPGQEGSGAEPSNQDTKRISLLDRIRARFGPVPESRDLKSAERTRGLVILVGASVACLFLFVGLFTTDADSTRKTRGTNPNLGRPSSAPASPEVAQRSAVPQLSVNQHPNEEPNELTEQDLLGTMRNRAAALPPDPPSASPSKPEPSPARDLASANFSDPALMEAYRRQNIAPPRQPSNVTNWEAAISEYQGRQQKPANPQPTPAPVKDVPQLGKSSLVFVRSQTALTTGGRQVRPVIRRVEGRHLPQGTALIARFQHGVSSAAKAPVIAVVEYNYEDAGQIVVPAGTKAYGELTGATPQGWVTLKFHSLEFPNGEVEEIAGTALGMQRQALRGDVSGQNHGKRFLTRALTGVGTIAAFAVGGRGLTGGIDNSILLRERIASNVALAGEQEMARLAYQQNIVVTVPANTRFYLVLNEAEGGRSSRSQRAGPSGDQRQAPAATSQTASRIGLSDQELAETIELRNEMRQMNRLLQMSNPRQDPPPPPQP; this is encoded by the coding sequence ATGTCCAATGAACAGATTCCGCCGCGCGATCACGAAGAGGATGTCGCGGTCGACCTATCCGACGTGCCGGCCAACCAAGGATCTCCTGGGCAGGAAGGTTCAGGAGCCGAGCCATCGAATCAGGATACGAAACGGATTTCGCTGCTCGACAGGATTCGCGCCCGCTTTGGGCCTGTTCCGGAGAGCCGCGACCTGAAGTCGGCGGAGCGAACACGCGGGCTCGTCATACTAGTCGGTGCGAGTGTGGCGTGCCTGTTTCTATTCGTCGGGCTGTTCACTACGGACGCCGACAGCACGAGGAAGACGCGAGGAACGAATCCCAATCTTGGAAGACCGTCATCGGCCCCAGCAAGTCCGGAGGTCGCACAAAGATCGGCGGTTCCTCAATTGAGCGTCAACCAGCACCCGAATGAGGAGCCGAACGAGTTGACCGAACAGGATCTGCTCGGAACAATGCGGAATCGTGCGGCAGCGTTGCCGCCAGACCCACCGTCGGCCAGTCCCTCCAAGCCAGAACCATCACCGGCCAGGGATCTGGCATCGGCAAACTTCTCCGATCCCGCACTCATGGAGGCGTACCGCCGCCAGAACATTGCGCCGCCTCGACAGCCCAGCAATGTGACCAACTGGGAGGCGGCCATCTCGGAGTATCAAGGCCGCCAGCAGAAGCCGGCGAATCCGCAGCCTACTCCTGCGCCCGTGAAGGATGTCCCCCAACTCGGCAAGTCCTCGCTCGTTTTTGTGCGCTCCCAGACGGCCTTGACGACTGGGGGGCGACAGGTTCGACCAGTGATCCGGCGCGTGGAGGGGCGGCATCTGCCGCAGGGGACAGCGCTCATCGCTCGATTTCAGCACGGAGTCAGTTCCGCGGCCAAAGCTCCAGTGATTGCGGTCGTTGAGTACAACTACGAAGACGCTGGGCAGATCGTGGTGCCGGCTGGCACGAAGGCATACGGTGAACTCACAGGCGCGACACCGCAGGGGTGGGTAACGCTCAAGTTCCACTCGCTTGAGTTCCCAAACGGAGAAGTTGAAGAGATTGCGGGGACCGCTCTAGGGATGCAGCGACAGGCTCTGCGAGGAGACGTGTCGGGCCAGAACCATGGCAAGCGCTTCCTGACACGGGCGCTGACGGGCGTGGGCACGATCGCCGCCTTTGCGGTTGGCGGCAGGGGGCTCACCGGCGGTATCGACAACTCGATCCTGCTTCGCGAGCGGATTGCTTCCAACGTGGCGTTGGCGGGCGAGCAGGAGATGGCGCGCCTGGCGTACCAGCAAAACATCGTCGTAACGGTGCCGGCCAACACTCGCTTCTATCTCGTGTTGAATGAGGCGGAAGGTGGTCGATCCTCACGTTCGCAGCGTGCAGGACCATCCGGCGACCAGCGTCAGGCACCAGCGGCAACCTCCCAGACTGCGAGTCGGATAGGGCTGTCCGATCAAGAACTGGCGGAGACGATCGAGTTGCGCAATGAGATGCGGCAGATGAACCGCTTGCTTCAGATGAGCAATCCGAGGCAGGACCCACCACCACCTCCTCAGCCGTAG
- a CDS encoding DUF362 domain-containing protein, translating into MTNRRNAIGALALAGTGGWAVHQSLSRRIPAKPRLPSRVAVLRCDSYDKAIQVVWDGLKLLSPAVRGKTVLLKPNLVEYSSTAPINTHPTVIAAAVDGLYRLGAAQVTVGEGPGHVRDTELLLEECGLGAALRDVGKATFVDLNNDEVHRVPTTTSLTALSELWLPRSLLAADVVISMPKIKTHHWAGVTLSLKNLFGMVPGSVYGWPKNVLHWQGIDNSIVELAATIPLHYVIADGVVAMEGNGPLNGHARDLGCLVFADDPVAADALCCELMGIARDSIRHLVLGASLGNASAANWLMCGERHEALRQCFRVSPNS; encoded by the coding sequence ATGACGAATCGCCGAAATGCCATCGGGGCACTGGCGCTTGCCGGAACAGGCGGGTGGGCGGTCCATCAAAGCCTCTCTCGCAGAATCCCGGCAAAGCCTCGACTGCCGTCTCGTGTAGCGGTGCTTCGATGCGACTCCTACGACAAGGCTATTCAAGTTGTCTGGGATGGCCTCAAGTTGCTCTCTCCGGCCGTCCGGGGGAAGACCGTTCTCCTCAAGCCCAACCTTGTCGAATACTCGTCCACAGCGCCGATCAATACCCATCCCACGGTCATTGCGGCGGCCGTGGATGGACTCTACCGCTTGGGCGCCGCCCAGGTGACCGTGGGCGAAGGGCCGGGTCATGTGCGCGACACCGAGCTCCTGCTGGAAGAATGTGGTCTCGGCGCGGCGCTCCGCGATGTCGGCAAAGCGACGTTCGTGGATCTCAACAACGACGAGGTCCACCGTGTGCCGACCACCACTTCACTTACCGCGCTCTCCGAACTCTGGTTGCCCCGGTCCTTGCTGGCAGCCGATGTCGTCATCTCGATGCCCAAGATCAAGACCCATCATTGGGCCGGAGTGACTCTGAGCCTGAAGAATCTATTTGGCATGGTCCCAGGTTCGGTCTATGGCTGGCCGAAGAACGTCCTCCACTGGCAAGGAATCGACAATTCAATAGTCGAACTTGCTGCCACGATTCCGCTCCACTACGTGATCGCAGACGGCGTTGTGGCGATGGAGGGCAATGGACCCTTGAACGGCCACGCAAGAGATCTGGGATGTCTCGTCTTCGCGGATGATCCGGTCGCCGCCGACGCCCTCTGTTGCGAGCTCATGGGCATCGCCCGGGATTCGATCCGGCATTTGGTGCTTGGAGCCAGTCTGGGAAACGCGTCGGCAGCCAACTGGCTGATGTGTGGCGAACGACACGAAGCCCTGCGACAATGCTTTCGAGTCAGTCCGAACTCATAA
- a CDS encoding MoxR family ATPase has protein sequence MVQIIWLATQMQKPVLIEGPPGTGKTYLAQAFAAAAQTELIRLQCFEGITERQAIGSFDEALQRLFLETQPQVVDRQWESLRTRLHTLDFFTQGPLLQAVLQPKPVVLLIDELDKVDQKFEALLLEILSDWQITVPKLGTVKAQSVPFVVMTSNQERRLGDPLRRRSLYQRIEHPDVKKEAEILDIRTVDAPLELKAQAVGLAQALRGYNLVKPPSIDEIVQFVRALQLLGRSEIRPEDRDVLLPFLAKTEEDVKRLLLRDGFSSLVATAREYRDQALRAMSQRPEEAVA, from the coding sequence TTGGTCCAGATCATCTGGCTCGCCACGCAGATGCAGAAGCCCGTTCTGATCGAAGGTCCACCCGGAACCGGGAAGACATACCTGGCGCAGGCTTTTGCCGCCGCGGCACAGACGGAGTTGATCCGCCTGCAATGCTTCGAGGGGATTACGGAGCGCCAGGCGATCGGTTCCTTCGACGAAGCCCTGCAGCGGCTGTTTCTGGAGACGCAGCCGCAGGTAGTCGACCGCCAGTGGGAGAGCCTCCGTACCAGACTGCATACCCTCGATTTCTTCACGCAAGGGCCGTTACTGCAGGCCGTGCTCCAGCCGAAGCCGGTGGTGCTTCTGATCGACGAGCTCGACAAAGTTGATCAGAAGTTCGAGGCGCTGTTGCTCGAAATCCTCTCTGACTGGCAGATCACCGTGCCGAAGCTGGGGACCGTGAAGGCTCAGTCCGTTCCGTTCGTGGTCATGACTTCAAACCAGGAACGCCGACTCGGGGACCCGCTGCGCCGGCGAAGTCTCTACCAGCGGATTGAGCATCCCGATGTGAAGAAGGAAGCCGAGATTCTCGACATCCGGACGGTGGATGCCCCGCTTGAGTTGAAGGCCCAGGCGGTCGGACTTGCGCAGGCATTGCGGGGTTACAACCTGGTCAAGCCGCCTTCGATCGACGAAATTGTGCAGTTCGTCCGGGCACTGCAGCTTCTGGGACGCTCCGAGATCCGCCCGGAAGACCGGGATGTGCTGCTTCCGTTCCTGGCCAAGACCGAAGAAGACGTGAAGCGCCTCTTGCTACGCGACGGATTCAGCAGCCTTGTCGCGACGGCACGTGAGTACCGCGATCAGGCCCTGCGAGCAATGTCGCAAAGGCCAGAGGAGGCGGTCGCGTGA
- a CDS encoding AAA family ATPase, with translation MPRAVGSEAGNSGLAYWVGQRLRRGVEALGAEADYLSRRSQNASADERSAWLWRATFGTAIVIGEYFFLYRILNRRDNPVALGVSWAMLFLLPRPTPRLVLLVARLLVFVTSTTALSSALNAVAEAIPGLRPWNDLIWFLGMAALMIWALSSLRVRRRPVATSQVVPSSPVAASVEIPNVRFEDVGGSSQAKREIDVVAENRFRRGVHGIVRNGVLLYGPQGTGKNLLAEATAGEFRANFHHVRCPELVSMGIGSTAGEIRRVFEMAAQNRPVVLFLDEVDSIGSRKQTQSVGTDAGGGGREYNAVTTQLMQSIDRYRPLDGLLIMAATNSLDGLDPTLIRDGRFDLKLRLDLPNQAEREAILTSMLKTGAHAAPTIAEIARRTPGWSPARLRTLIDRAILQAGGRSVTDKDILAALEESGGNDRPQVEVVNWDDVVLPGPVVSDIKAILRLLVPGTAEQLGVPAPTGLVLVGQPGIGKTLAARLIASQAKRSFYAITPSDVLSGAVGGSVRRLADVFARAREHAPSLLFFDEMDALFPAVTGYGSQHDIQLVEQALIEISDLRSEHQVFLIGTTNDLSRIDPRILRGGRFSEKIEIGLPDDEGYRRLLEMNFGPTQLASDLTTPKLVEMVRGLSPAEITAVITAAKRFALARTPEHATALLPIEEGDVEQAIARIR, from the coding sequence ATGCCGCGAGCGGTCGGCTCCGAAGCTGGGAATTCGGGACTGGCGTACTGGGTGGGCCAGCGCTTGCGCCGTGGTGTGGAAGCTCTGGGGGCGGAAGCCGACTACTTGTCCAGGAGATCCCAAAATGCCAGCGCAGATGAGCGGTCTGCGTGGCTGTGGCGAGCCACTTTTGGCACGGCAATTGTCATTGGTGAGTACTTCTTCCTGTACAGGATCCTCAACCGCCGTGACAACCCGGTCGCTCTTGGGGTGAGTTGGGCCATGCTGTTCCTGCTACCGAGGCCAACACCGAGACTGGTGTTGCTGGTTGCCAGATTGCTCGTGTTTGTGACGTCGACCACCGCACTATCCTCGGCACTGAACGCGGTTGCCGAGGCAATCCCGGGGCTTCGTCCGTGGAACGATCTGATCTGGTTTCTTGGAATGGCGGCCCTAATGATTTGGGCGCTGTCCTCGCTTCGAGTACGACGTAGGCCTGTAGCGACCAGCCAAGTAGTCCCTTCCTCGCCGGTTGCGGCCAGTGTCGAGATCCCAAATGTCCGCTTTGAAGATGTGGGGGGATCATCGCAAGCCAAACGGGAGATCGATGTCGTTGCGGAAAATCGCTTTCGCCGAGGAGTCCACGGAATTGTTCGAAATGGCGTGTTGCTTTACGGACCTCAAGGAACCGGCAAGAACCTCTTGGCGGAAGCCACAGCCGGGGAGTTCCGCGCGAATTTTCACCATGTGCGCTGTCCGGAACTGGTAAGCATGGGGATTGGCTCGACGGCAGGCGAAATCCGCCGAGTCTTCGAGATGGCCGCCCAGAATCGGCCAGTGGTGCTGTTCCTAGACGAAGTCGATTCCATTGGCAGCAGAAAGCAGACTCAAAGTGTCGGGACCGACGCCGGCGGTGGAGGGCGAGAATACAACGCGGTCACCACGCAGCTTATGCAGTCCATCGACCGTTATCGACCCTTGGATGGCCTGCTAATCATGGCGGCGACAAACAGCCTCGACGGACTCGATCCGACTCTGATTCGCGACGGCCGCTTCGACTTGAAGTTGAGACTTGACCTCCCAAACCAGGCAGAACGCGAGGCAATCCTTACGAGCATGCTGAAGACAGGTGCTCATGCTGCGCCGACGATTGCGGAGATCGCGCGGCGGACACCCGGGTGGAGTCCTGCCCGGTTGCGGACACTGATTGACCGAGCAATCCTGCAGGCCGGCGGGCGTTCAGTCACGGACAAGGACATTCTGGCGGCGCTCGAGGAATCCGGGGGCAACGATCGGCCTCAGGTCGAAGTTGTGAACTGGGATGACGTAGTCCTTCCGGGTCCGGTGGTTTCCGACATCAAGGCGATTCTCCGACTGCTCGTGCCTGGAACTGCGGAGCAACTCGGGGTCCCTGCGCCTACCGGCCTGGTGCTCGTTGGGCAACCCGGAATCGGCAAGACCTTGGCGGCGCGGCTGATCGCCTCCCAAGCAAAGCGTAGCTTCTATGCCATCACGCCGAGCGACGTCCTGTCAGGCGCAGTAGGCGGTTCGGTCAGAAGACTCGCGGACGTCTTCGCCCGGGCGCGGGAACACGCGCCGTCACTCCTCTTCTTCGACGAAATGGATGCGCTATTCCCGGCGGTCACAGGATATGGAAGCCAGCATGACATTCAACTGGTGGAGCAAGCCCTGATCGAGATCAGCGATCTTCGTTCCGAGCACCAAGTCTTCCTGATTGGGACAACCAATGACCTTTCTCGGATCGACCCTAGAATTCTGCGAGGGGGGCGGTTCAGCGAAAAGATCGAGATCGGATTGCCGGACGATGAGGGGTACCGTCGCCTCCTGGAGATGAACTTCGGACCCACTCAGTTGGCCTCCGACCTCACCACTCCGAAGCTTGTGGAAATGGTGCGGGGGCTCAGCCCGGCCGAGATCACCGCTGTTATCACAGCCGCCAAGCGCTTTGCCCTCGCCAGGACTCCGGAACACGCGACTGCACTGCTGCCCATCGAAGAAGGAGACGTCGAGCAGGCCATCGCTCGCATCCGGTAG